In one window of Prevotella sp. E13-17 DNA:
- the hisB gene encoding bifunctional histidinol-phosphatase/imidazoleglycerol-phosphate dehydratase HisB, protein MKKILFIDRDGTLVEEPHDEQVDALDKIAFKPGVFRWLGFLKEKTDFVFVMVSNQDGLGTSSFPEDTFWPAHQFILNALKGEGIEFDDILIDSHFPEDNAPTRKPGIGLVKKYIDSGDYDIANSYVIGDRETDAQFARNIGCKSMILGNGISWKQVAENIFDGERKASVKRTTKETDIDISVALDGTGKCEISTGLGFFDHMLEQIGKHGMIDLKVKCNGDLNVDEHHTIEDTALALGQCIYEALGTKRGIERYGFSLPMDDCNAHVCLDFGGRPWLVWEADFKREKIGDMPTEMFFHFFKSLSDAARMNLYIHAEGTNEHHKIEGIFKALARALRQAIRRDIYNYQLPSTKGML, encoded by the coding sequence ATGAAAAAAATACTATTTATTGATCGCGACGGAACACTTGTTGAAGAACCACATGACGAACAAGTTGACGCACTTGATAAAATAGCATTCAAACCAGGGGTATTTAGATGGTTAGGTTTTCTGAAAGAGAAGACCGACTTTGTCTTTGTGATGGTTAGCAACCAAGATGGACTTGGCACAAGCTCCTTCCCCGAAGACACCTTTTGGCCTGCCCATCAGTTCATACTCAACGCACTTAAAGGCGAAGGCATTGAGTTCGATGATATTCTGATAGACTCACATTTTCCAGAAGACAATGCCCCGACAAGAAAGCCCGGGATTGGACTGGTAAAGAAATATATTGACTCTGGGGACTACGACATTGCCAACAGCTATGTGATTGGCGACAGAGAGACGGATGCTCAATTCGCTCGCAACATCGGGTGCAAGTCTATGATCTTAGGCAATGGCATATCATGGAAACAGGTGGCAGAGAATATATTCGACGGTGAACGCAAAGCAAGCGTGAAACGAACCACCAAAGAGACAGATATCGATATCTCAGTAGCACTCGACGGAACGGGAAAATGCGAGATCAGCACCGGTCTGGGGTTCTTTGACCACATGCTGGAGCAAATTGGCAAACATGGCATGATTGACCTAAAGGTTAAGTGCAACGGGGATTTGAACGTGGATGAGCATCACACCATCGAAGATACAGCATTAGCTTTAGGACAATGTATTTACGAAGCTTTAGGTACTAAGAGAGGCATTGAGCGCTATGGCTTTTCCCTACCCATGGACGACTGTAACGCTCATGTGTGCCTCGACTTCGGAGGACGACCATGGTTGGTTTGGGAAGCGGACTTCAAGCGAGAAAAGATTGGAGACATGCCCACAGAAATGTTTTTCCACTTCTTTAAAAGTCTCTCGGATGCTGCCCGCATGAACTTGTATATCCACGCCGAAGGCACCAACGAACACCACAAGATAGAAGGAATTTTCAAAGCACTAGCAAGAGCGCTACGCCAGGCCATCAGAAGAGACATCTACAACTATCAACTTCCATCAACAAAGGGCATGTTGTAA
- a CDS encoding Gfo/Idh/MocA family protein: protein MKILKWGFIGCGEVTEKKSGPAFSEVAGSQVEAVMSRNLDKAKSYALRHGIKKWYDDAQELIDDPDVNAVYVATPPSSHATFAIMSMKAGKPVYVEKPLAASYDDCARINRISEQTGVPCFVAFYRRYLPYFQRVKEIIDQGAIGKIINVQVRFAVPPRDLDYAHPENLPWRLQPDIAGGGYFYDLAPHQLDLLQHMFGVILEARGICANRGNLYSAEDSVSAVFKFENGLPGSGSWCFVGHESAKEDRILVIGEQGSLSFSVFSYEPITLHTSEGRQQIAVENPPYVQYPLIKNVIEHLQGLSVCLCTSVSATPTNWAMDRILGKI, encoded by the coding sequence ATGAAGATATTAAAGTGGGGATTCATTGGTTGTGGCGAAGTGACTGAGAAAAAAAGTGGCCCGGCTTTTAGCGAGGTTGCTGGCTCACAGGTAGAAGCAGTCATGAGTCGCAACTTGGATAAGGCTAAATCCTATGCTCTGCGACATGGCATAAAAAAATGGTATGACGATGCCCAAGAACTAATAGACGACCCAGACGTAAATGCCGTTTATGTGGCTACACCTCCATCAAGTCATGCTACTTTCGCAATCATGTCTATGAAGGCCGGAAAACCTGTCTATGTTGAAAAGCCACTAGCTGCCAGTTATGATGATTGCGCTCGCATCAATCGTATCAGCGAGCAGACTGGTGTGCCCTGCTTCGTGGCATTCTATAGACGCTATCTTCCTTATTTTCAACGTGTGAAAGAAATCATTGATCAAGGTGCCATTGGAAAGATTATCAATGTGCAAGTCCGTTTTGCAGTACCCCCACGCGATTTGGATTATGCACATCCCGAAAACTTGCCATGGCGCCTGCAACCAGATATTGCAGGTGGTGGCTATTTCTATGATTTGGCTCCGCATCAGCTTGATCTGCTTCAACACATGTTTGGCGTGATTTTGGAGGCTCGTGGTATCTGCGCGAATAGGGGCAATCTATATTCTGCAGAAGACTCCGTGAGTGCTGTTTTCAAATTTGAGAACGGTTTGCCTGGTAGTGGGTCGTGGTGCTTTGTGGGTCATGAATCTGCCAAGGAAGACCGTATTTTGGTCATTGGAGAACAAGGGTCGCTCAGTTTTTCTGTTTTCAGCTACGAACCCATCACACTTCACACCAGCGAAGGGCGCCAGCAGATAGCTGTTGAGAATCCTCCATACGTGCAATATCCTTTGATCAAGAATGTTATCGAACATCTTCAAGGTTTGTCTGTATGCCTGTGCACCAGTGTGTCGGCAACGCCAACCAATTGGGCAATGGATCGTATTTTAGGAAAGATTTAA
- a CDS encoding 1-acyl-sn-glycerol-3-phosphate acyltransferase, with translation MLKRFCYWLLCQKLGWTIEVTENHPKKFIICLAPHTSNWDFFYGQLYNKAFGLNSNFMMKKEWFFWPLGPLFKKMGGIPVYRQKHTSMTDSIAEAAKTADSFRLCITPEGTRSRVEEWKKGFYFIALKAGIPILLYGLNYEKKLITCTKTIIPSGNLEKDMREIKLYFKDFKGKNPENFTIGNV, from the coding sequence ATGTTAAAACGATTTTGTTATTGGTTACTTTGCCAAAAACTTGGATGGACGATTGAAGTAACTGAGAACCACCCGAAGAAGTTTATCATTTGTCTGGCGCCTCATACCAGCAATTGGGACTTCTTCTACGGACAGCTGTATAACAAAGCTTTTGGACTGAATAGCAACTTCATGATGAAGAAAGAATGGTTCTTCTGGCCATTGGGACCGCTATTCAAGAAAATGGGAGGCATCCCCGTTTACAGGCAGAAACACACAAGCATGACCGACTCTATTGCCGAGGCGGCTAAAACAGCCGACAGTTTCCGGCTATGCATCACTCCCGAGGGAACCCGTTCACGTGTAGAAGAGTGGAAGAAGGGTTTCTATTTTATTGCCCTCAAGGCGGGTATCCCCATTCTTCTTTACGGATTGAACTACGAGAAGAAGCTCATCACATGTACAAAGACCATCATTCCCTCTGGTAACCTTGAGAAAGATATGCGAGAAATAAAACTATATTTCAAGGATTTCAAAGGGAAGAATCCAGAAAACTTCACCATTGGCAATGTATAA
- a CDS encoding DUF4421 domain-containing protein codes for MDTTYIEPQHYVFTAMLQATHTYDMYMLRSRGQNAQEFTFTPDMNLKLGPYFGWKWFFAGYTFELKDMNMKNLKDEFTLSIYSSQIGIDLFYRHTGNNYKLRNVSLGNSLNTSSLENVPFSGVKAGITGFNLYYIFNHGHFSYPAAFSQSTIQKISCGSWMAGVGYTQNSISLDYKSLQSLVDEKLASSTVKLDEGLMINDVRYKDLKVSGGYAYNWVFAKSWLLAASLQAALAYKYTVADANEGRDNGFDFKNVNIDGVGRFGLVYNNMRWFAGMSVILNSYNYHKPRFATKNIFGSMNLYVGYNFGLKKKYKK; via the coding sequence TTGGATACGACTTATATAGAACCTCAGCATTATGTATTTACCGCCATGCTGCAAGCCACACATACTTATGATATGTATATGCTTCGCAGTCGGGGGCAAAACGCCCAGGAGTTTACGTTTACTCCAGATATGAATCTGAAGTTAGGTCCTTATTTCGGATGGAAGTGGTTCTTTGCGGGCTACACGTTTGAGTTGAAGGATATGAATATGAAAAACTTGAAAGATGAGTTCACGCTCAGTATTTATAGTTCTCAGATTGGCATAGACTTGTTCTATCGCCACACTGGCAATAACTATAAGTTACGCAACGTGTCGTTGGGAAATAGCCTGAATACCAGTTCACTTGAGAATGTGCCGTTCTCGGGTGTCAAAGCAGGTATTACAGGCTTCAATCTCTATTACATTTTCAACCATGGTCATTTCTCCTATCCCGCAGCTTTCAGTCAGAGCACCATACAGAAAATAAGTTGTGGTTCATGGATGGCAGGTGTAGGATACACTCAAAATTCCATATCCCTCGACTATAAGAGTTTGCAGAGTCTAGTAGATGAAAAGTTGGCGAGTTCAACTGTCAAGCTCGACGAGGGGCTGATGATCAACGACGTTAGATACAAAGACTTGAAAGTGTCGGGTGGTTATGCTTATAACTGGGTGTTTGCAAAGTCTTGGCTTCTGGCAGCCAGTCTGCAGGCAGCACTGGCTTATAAATATACTGTTGCAGATGCCAACGAAGGCAGAGATAATGGTTTTGATTTTAAGAATGTGAATATAGACGGAGTGGGGCGTTTCGGTTTGGTCTATAACAATATGCGTTGGTTTGCTGGTATGAGTGTAATCTTGAATTCTTACAATTATCACAAGCCTCGTTTTGCTACTAAAAATATATTTGGCTCCATGAATTTGTATGTGGGGTATAACTTCGGTTTGAAAAAGAAATACAAGAAGTAA